TGGCCGGGGTCGAGGACCTCGACCCGGCCCGGCGGCGTGCCGAGGGTGGCGTGTCGGCCGGGCCGTCGGGGAGTCGTGCGTCCGGCGGGTGGACGGAGCGGATCGAGATTCCCCAGCGGCTGATTCAGGCTCTGGTCCAGATGGGCTTCCTCGGGGCGGACGCCGGTCCGCCGGAGATGGGCTCGACGGTGCCCATGGTCCGGGTTCGCCGGGTGGGGACCTGGATAGCCATGGATGCACCGTTTGGAACTGCCTGGATGCAAAGAGTTAACAATTTGGGCATTGCGCCGAGGATTACTCATACGAACGTATGAGGGTATCTCATCCCTCTGGCTCGGTGCGGCCGTTGGGGGGGTGCCTCGATACAGCTATCCGGGTACCGTCGTCCCTCGGATCCGACGCAATGTAGGCGCCCGGATCCGCTGGGGAGTGAGGTGCGCACAATGCCGTGGTGGTCATGGCGCTCCGGTCACACAGGTGGCGGTGAGCCGGATAGCCGAAGCAGATCCGGAGGGGACGGCAGCGTTCGACTGGGGCCGCCGGCCCCGCGGACGCCCGAGCAGGCGTCCCGTTCGTCAACCGAGCTGAGCCCGGCGAGATCGCCGGTGCTGCCATGTCAGCCGGCACCGTCCGCCGCTGGCCAGGCAGTCAACAGGAACGGGTCGTCGCAGGTCGCTCCGGTCACCCTGCGCCGTATCGGCGAGGCCCTCGACCTGCTCGACGTACGATATCTCGCCGATGGCGACGGCAGCCTGCTGGCCATGTGGGAGCGGCACGCGGTGTTGTTCACTCTCGAAGGCCCGGACGACGAGATTCTCGTGGTCCGGGCCCGACCGCACTCCACCGTCCCACCCGACTGGGCGGACCGTGCGTACCGGGTGGTCAACGAGTGGAACCACACCCGTCGGTTCTGCAAGGCGTACGTCGGTGACCCGACCGATCGGGGACAGTTGCCGATCTACGCCGAGTTGCAGGTCCCGCTGGCAGCCGGCGCGCACGACGCGTTGCTGGTCGAGGTCCTGGATTGCGGTGCGGCGGTAGCGACCACCTTCGTCGACTGGCTGCACGACGAAGGCGCGCTGCTGTGACGTCGGCGCCGACGGTCGTCGGCCTGCTCTGACGCCCGTCGGTCCCGGCCGTCGCCACCCAGTGGGATTGCCCGCTGGGTGGCAGGCCGGGCACACCGCGCGGGATGCTCTCCGTCAATCCCGTACGGGCAGATCCCGACCCGGTGGTGCGGTCGGTGTCATGTCGTTGACCATGAAGTACGCCGCGCGTTCGAGGTAGTCCCAGAGTAGACCGGCCAACTCCGGATGCAGGCCGAGGCTGTCCACGGCCCGGCGCATGTGGGTCAGCCAGGCGTCGCGTTCGGCCGCGCCGATCCGGTACGGTGCGTGCCGCATCCGCAGCCGGGGGTGCCCCCGCTGCTGGGAATACGTGCCCGGACCGCCCCAGTACTGCATCAGGAACAGGGCGAGCCGGTCGGCGGCCGGTCCCAGATCCTCCTCGGGATACATCGGCCGCAGCAGCCGGTCGGTGGCGACACCGGCGTAGAACTCGCCGACGAGCCGGCGGAACGTAGGTTCGCCACCGAGGGCGACGAAGAAGGCGGCGGGATCGTCGGCCGCCGGGGTCGGGGTGCCGCCCGTGCCGCCGCTCGTCGTACCGCTGGTGCCGCTGGTGCCGCTGGCGGGATCAGGCACTGTCACCGTTCCATCCTGCCAGCCGGTCCGCCGGTGCCGGTCGGCGGTGCGGCGCTCCTCACATCGAGCCGATCCCGGTCGCCGGATGTTCGCCGGAATCGCCGTCGAACCGGGCGCCTCGGGCGTCGTGGGCGTCGTGGGCGCCTCGGGCGTCGTGGGCTCGGGAGACGGGCAGCCGCGGCGGTGGTGCCGCCGCCGGCTCGGTCCGGGCGGCCGCCTCGGTGCGCACCGGGGTTTCGGCGCCAGCCGGTGTCTCGCCCTGCTGGTGGGCGGCGGAAATGGCGGCGTCGAAGCGCTCCGCGCTGGGCCACTGGACGACTACCAGCGCCATCAGTACGACTCCGGCGAGGCTCCACACCCCGACGACGGTGGGAATGGCGAATCGATCGGCCAGGATACCGGTGATCAGGACCGCCACCCCCTGCGCGACCTGGATGCCGGTGGCGATCACCCCGAACGCCCTGGCCCGGTATCCGTGCGGCAGGGCCTGCACGAACAGGCCGTTGGCGACCGGCATCAGGCCGGCGACCGCGAACCCACAGACTGCGGCGAGTGCCGCCACCACCGGCGGCGAGGGATCGAGCATGGTGGGCACGAGCGCGAGGGGAGCGATCACCGCGAACGGCCGGATCAGCCGTCGACGGGTGTCCGGGCGTACCACCCGGCCGATCAGCAGCCCGCCGATGATGTAACCGGCCGGACTGGCCGCCATGATCATCGCTTGGGCGAGGCCACGTTCGGACTCGCTCACTCCCGGTTCGGCGGCCCACGCCGCCGCCAGACCCTCCGGCACGATAGCGAACAGTGAGACGGCACAGACCAGCAGCGCGATGGCGCGCAGCACGCCCGTACCGAGGACCAGTCGGAAGCCGTCGGCCGTTTCGCGCAGCAGATGCTGCCGGCGGTCGGGGGCCAGCGCCGACGGGCGCGGCCGGATGCCGAACTTGATCACCAGCGCGGAGGTGGCGAAGGTCGCCGCGTTGAACAGCAGCGCGGCGCGCGGGTTCGCGGTGGCCATCGCCGCACCGGCCACGTACCCGCCGACCTGGGCGAGTTGACTGGTGCTGGCGACCAGGGACAGTCCGACGATCAGCCGGTCGCCGGTGAGTACGAGCGGCATCAACGCCGACCGCGCCGCCTGGTTGGGTGGATTGGCCAGGGTGGTGCAGAACAGGAGGCCGAGCATCATCCAGACCGGCATTCCGGGCACCGCGACCAAGCCGATCAGGACCATCCGGACCACGTCCGTCGTGATCATGACCCGGTGGTACGGGTACCGTTCGGCGACCGTGGTGAGCAGCGGCCCACCGATCAGCCACGGCAGGAAGCTGACCGCGAACGCGGCGGCAGACAGGGCGACCGACTGGGTTTCCCGATAAACCAGGACGGTGACAGCGGCCTTCGCGATGTAGTCGCCGATCCAGGACAGCGTCACCGACGCGTACAGGAAACGGAACTCGTCTCCGGCGAACACCTCGCGGAAGGTGGCCGGATCACCGGCGGTGTGTGTCTCTTTGGACACGGACGGCGCCTCCATCGTTCTCGGCAGCGGCCCGTTCGTGGCGGGGTGCTGCTGCCGGGGAACGTCCCGGACGTACGGCTGAGCGAAGTAGCGGTGACACTCCGATGACACTCGTCCCGGATCATGCCCGATCGGATGACTTCTGGCTAGTGTGAACGGATGGCTTGTCGCCGTTCTGACTGTACGAACGGACGATATCCGACTCACCGTACGGCGTGCGACACCTGCTCGTCAGTTGAGGTGTTTGGGCTGGTCGACAGCGATCTCAGGTCGCGTCGGCCGGACCGCTCTCCGCCCCGGTGGTCTCGGACGGACGGGCCAGGAACATCCGACTCGCCGCCATCTGTGCCGATATCCCAGAGGTCTGCAAGGCGTTGGCCAGCTGCCGGCGCAATTCCCGCCCGACCACGAACTGTCCCTCGGCGGTCGTCTTGGCCACCGTACGGATCACCGCCCCGTCGACGGTGATCTGCTCGACGCCTAGCACATCGGGCGGCTCGACGAAATGCCCGGCCAACTCCGGGTCGGCGGCGACCACCAGCGCGGCGTTGCGGAGCACCGCGCTGGCCTGCTCGGCGCTGGCGAACCCGATGGGCATGTCGACCACCACCATCGCCCACCCCTGGCTCTTGTTGCCGACCCGGATGATCTCGCCGTTGCGGATGTACCACAGCACGCCCCGCCCGTCCCGGACAGTCGTGATCCGTAGGCCGACCGCCTCGACCACGCCTGTCGCCTCGCCCAGGTCGACGGTGTCCCCGACCCCGTACTGATCCTCCAGCAGCATGAACAGGCCGGCGATGAGGTCCTTCACCAGTGACTGCGCGCCGAACCCGAGCGCCAGCCCGGCGATACCGGCGCTGGCCAGCAGCGGGGCCAGGTTGAAGCTCATCTCCCCCAACACCAGGAGTACGGCCAGGGTGAAGACCACCGCGCTGACCAGGCTGCGCAGCACCGACCCGATCGCTTCGGCCCGTTGCCGGCGTCGTTCCGGCATGGCACGGGCAGCGACGCCCGCGCCGACGCCGGCATCTGCACCGACGCCGGTACCGGCACCGACGCCGTTGGTGGCGGCCCGCTCGCGCAGCGGTCGCAGGATCGCCGGCCCGGAAACGGTCGACGTGCTGGTCACCAGCCGACTGATCGCCCGATGCAACAGATGACGCAGCAGTACGGCGGCGAGCACGATCAGGACGATCCGGATCGGCTTTACCAGCAGATAGAAGCTGCCCTCGGCCAGCCAGTCCAGGCCGGTCCAGTCGTACACCTGGTTGCAGACGGGATCCTCGTCGGGGCACTCCGGGCTGACCGAGGGTTCCGGGGCGGACTCGGCCGCCCACCACCGCAAGCCGGTCAGGAAGGCGTCCACGGCGGGCACGAGTACGGTCACCGCCATTTCGTACCGCATCGCCCGCCCCGACCGGTCGGCACCCCACCAGGTCGGCGGCACCGACGGGTGGCCGACCTCCGGCCAGTGGGCCGTCGCCCGAGGCCATCCGCCGAACGACCGAGGTGTCAGGCCCGAATAGTACGTGCATTCGGGTCATCTATCGGGGACTATTGGCGCACGGGCGCTGGCGATCCGCCAGCGCCACGCGTGATCGACCGCGCGGATCGCCGTGTCGATCACCCGGATCGCGTCGAGACCAGGCAGTCACTAGGAGCGGGTAGGACCACAACCGAGAGGGTGAGCGGGATGCCTGACATACGACCCACGGTGGGCTCCGGTTCGTTGGTGCTCAACGCGACGTACGAGCCGCTGTGTGTCGTTTCGGTCCGGCGGGCCGCGATCCTGGTCCTCTCCGCCAAGGCGGTGTGCGTCGCCGACGGCGAAGGCATGCTGCACAGTGCCCGGCACCGTCTGCCGGTTCCGTCGGTGGTACGCCTGACCCGGTTCGTCCGGGTACCGTACCGCACCCACGTCGGGCTCTCCAGACGAGCGATCTTCGCCCGCGACGGCTGGCGCTGCGCCTACTGCCGAGGCCCGGCCGAGACGATCGACCACGTCTTCCCGCGCAGTCGGGGCGGGCGGCACGTCTGGGAGAACGTCGTAGCCGCCTGCGCCCGCTGCAATCACGCCAAGGGCGACCGTACGCCGGCGGAGCTGGGCTGGCGGTTGCAGACCACGCCGGCGGCACCGAAGGGCATGGCCTGGCGGGTCCTCGGCCACCGTGCCCCGGATCCCCGGTGGGCGGACTGGCTCGACCTGTCGGAGGCCGAGGCCGCGGCCTGACGCCCGTCCGGGCGGCTCAGCCTTCCCGGGCGGCTCAGCCTTCCCGGGCGTCGACCAGGGACGCGAACACGACCACGTTGTCGGCGTATCCCGTGTCGCCACCGACCCAGCGGCCACCGCAGGTGATCAGTCGCAGCCCCGGCCGGCTGAAGTCGGCGTACACCCGCTGCACCGGCAGGGACGACTTGTCGAACCGCTCCACCGAGTTGACCTCGAACACGGCGACCGACCCGTCGACCCGACGGATCTGGATCTGCGCTCCCGGATGCAGGGTGCCCGCCTGGTGGAACACCGACGGACCGGTCCGGGTGTCGACATGTCCGACGATCACCGACGGGCCGTTCTCGCCCGGGGTGGGACTCGCGACGTACCAGCCGGCCTCGTTGTGCCGGTCGAGCTCGGGCACTTCGATGGTGCCGTCGTCGGTCATGCCCACGTCGTGCACCGCCGCCTGCAGGTTGAGGGCGGGGATGTCGAGGCTCACCGGGTCGCTGGCCGGCATCGCCGGGTACTCCTTCGTCGGCGACCGGTGCCCGCCCGGCAACCAGTGCGCGAGCGTGGTTCCGGTGACCCGTTCGAAACCGATCCCGACGGCGAAGATCCCGAACAGCACCAGGGCCAGCGCGGCCGGACCCCAACCCGACCGGCCACCGGTGCGGCGGCGACCCGTCCCCGCGCCGCCCGGCCGGGTGCTCCCACCCGGCCCCGGACGCCTCCCCGACCGTCGCTTTCCGCCGCCGACGCCCCACCATCCGCGTCCGCGCGGCCGGGCCGGTCCGGGCCGGCGGCCGGCTCCGCCCGGGGTCGGTCCGGCCCGACCTGGTACGGCCGCGACACCGCGCACCGGTGCTCGGGCGATGCCCCGGGCGGTGCCCGGGATCGCCGGCAACGGCGCCGCCTGCGGCTGCCCTGTCTGCTCCGTCGGCGCCGGCTCTGTCTGCTCGGCTGGCGCCGGCTGGGGCCGTCCGTACGTCGTGACCGGTGCGGCGACCGTGTGCGGGGTGGTGCCGGCCGTACCGATCTGCGTGGCCAGCGCGATCAGCCAGCCACGGGCCCGACCACCCGTCGGTGCGGGGACGGCCATCTACCCGCCTGCCCGCTCGGTCAGGCGCCCTCGTCGGCGCGACGACGGCGCAGCGCCATCAGCCCGATGCCGGCACCGAGTCCGACCGCCGCGATCCCGCCGACCAGGAACGCCGAACCACCCACGCCGGTGCCGGCCGAGGCGGTGCCCCCGCCGCCGGCGTCCGGGCCCCGGGTCGGATGCGCGGTGCCGGTCACCGTCAGCGTGTTGGTCGCGGTGTTGCCGTTCTGGCATTGCAGGTCAACGGGGTAGCGGCCGGGACGTTTGCTCCCCGGTACGGTCACCGCGCCGGTGAGGACGCCCTGCTCCGGTGTGACGATCACCCGCCCGAACGCGTCCGACTCGACCGTCGCCTGGCTGGAATTGTCGTCACCGCAGCTGGCCCGGATGGTGACCCGGCCACCCGCCTGTACGGTGCTCGGATCCGCTTCCACGTAGGTGCTGCCGGCGTGGGCCGGCGTCGAGCCGATCGCCACCGTCCCCGCTCCCAGCAGCAGCGCCGCGGCCACGCTCGTCAGCACCCTGACCGGATGACTCGATCTGCGCATGGTCTCCCTCGCAATGCCGTACCACTCGTCCGGCCCGCCGGCCGGTCGTGATCTGCCGGCGGACACCGCCGATCCGCCGGCGTCGTGGCGGCGGTTTCCCGCGATCGCCCCCGCCACGCCCGTCAATCGGGTGAATTCGGCGGCGTGGCCGGGCCGTCGAAGGGGAGCTCACCGGCACCCGGAGATCTGGCGGGCCGACCGCTCCGCTACCGTGATGGCGTCTGATCCGGTGCGGGCTGGCGGTGCTGCCAGGTCGTCCGCGCCGGACACACGCGGAGTCCCTTGAATCGATGCCGGGGGGTGTTGAGATGACTGTTACCAGCACGCTGCTCTACTTCGTCGTGATCCCGGCGGTCATCGTGCTCGTGGTGACCGGTCTGTCGATGATCGGCGGCCGTGGTGGGACGGACCGGCGTTACCGACCGGGTCGGTCGTTCGAGTTCAGCCCGGTCTGGTACGTCTCGGCCGGCCACCCCGCACAGGGCACCCGCGCGGCCGAGTTGCCGTCCGGCAGCGAACCAGCGGCGATCGGCGGTTCGGGGACCGTAGCCGCACAGACCGGGGTCGGTCGGACTCGGCCCGGTGCGACGGGAGGCGCAAGTGACCGTTGGTGAGCAGACCCACGAGCAGGCCAGCGAGGCGACCCGGCAGACCGCGACCCTGCCCGGACCGTTCGGCACCCGGCAGTTGCTCCGGCTCGACGAAGCGTTGCGGCTGGCCGACCGCAGCACCGGGTTGACGTTCAGTCTCTACGTCGGCGACCTCGACGAACCGGTCCGGGACTACGCGGTGACGCTGCATCGGCAGTTGCCCGATCCTGATCAGTCGGTGCTGATCGCGGTCTCGCCCAACCAGCGGGTGCTGGAGATCGTCACGGGAGCCGAGGCCCGCAAGCGGATTCCGGACCGCGACAGCAAGCTCGCCGCGCTCTCCATGGTGGCTGCGTTCGGCGGTGGCGACCTCGCCGGCGGTCTGATCAGCGGCATCGACCAGATGGCGTCGCGGGCCGGCCGGGCCTGATCGGCGGGCCGGCCGGGCCTGACCGCTTGATCGGCGGCGATCAGGGGACGATTACGGCTCGACCGTGGATCTCCCCGTCGCGCAGCGACTGGTACGCCCGTACCGTTTCGGTCAGCGGGAAGGTCTGCACTTCGGCCCGGAGCAGCCCCTGCGTGCCGAGCGCGATCACCTCGGCCAGTTCGGCGCGGGTGCCCCAGAACGGGACGACCGCGCTGGTTTCGAACGGCACCGGTGGCGGGCCGGCGGCGGTGGCCGTCATGTGCAGGGTGCCGCCGCCGAGGCCGACCAGCGTCAGATGACCGCCGGTCGCCACCACTTGCCGGGCGGTGTCGAGGGTGGTGTCCACGCAGACGAAGTCGAGCACCACGTCGGCCCCGTCGGGTGCCGTACCGGTGATCTCGCGGATCTGCTCGACCGCCGCCGGACCGGCCTGCACCGTGTGATGCGCACCCATCCGCTTGGCCAGCCGCAACGCGGCGTCGCTGGTGTCCACCGCGATGATCGTGGCGGCGGTGGTGACCGAGAGGATCTGCACCGCCATGTGTCCCAGACCGCCGATGCCGATCACCACGGCGTGGGTGCCGGGCCGCAGCACGTCGCGGTGCAGCGCGATCGCGTGGTACGGGGTGAGCCCGGCGTCGGTCAGCGGGGCGGCCTGGACCGGGTCGAGCCCGCCCAGCGGCAGCAGCCGGGACGCGGGTGTCACCACGTAGTCGGCGAGCCCGCCGTCGCGGCTGAGCCCGATTCCGCCGATCGGCACCCTGCGGCACTGTTTTCCAGCCCCCGCAGGCAGGCCCGGCAGGTCCCGCAGCCGATGATGCCGTAGACGGCGACGGCGTCGCCTTCCGACCAGCCGGTCACCCCGGCTCCGAGTCGGGCGACCCGGCCCGCGATCTCGTGGCCGAGGGTCATCGGGGTGGGGAACGCCGGCTGGCGCGTCGAGGATGTGCAGGTCCGAGTGGCAGGCACCGACAGCAGGTGCTGGCTGAGGCGGCACCGACGCAGCGTGGCGCGGCATGCAGT
The sequence above is a segment of the Solwaraspora sp. WMMD406 genome. Coding sequences within it:
- a CDS encoding YbjN domain-containing protein gives rise to the protein MPWWSWRSGHTGGGEPDSRSRSGGDGSVRLGPPAPRTPEQASRSSTELSPARSPVLPCQPAPSAAGQAVNRNGSSQVAPVTLRRIGEALDLLDVRYLADGDGSLLAMWERHAVLFTLEGPDDEILVVRARPHSTVPPDWADRAYRVVNEWNHTRRFCKAYVGDPTDRGQLPIYAELQVPLAAGAHDALLVEVLDCGAAVATTFVDWLHDEGALL
- a CDS encoding globin, with protein sequence MTVPDPASGTSGTSGTTSGGTGGTPTPAADDPAAFFVALGGEPTFRRLVGEFYAGVATDRLLRPMYPEEDLGPAADRLALFLMQYWGGPGTYSQQRGHPRLRMRHAPYRIGAAERDAWLTHMRRAVDSLGLHPELAGLLWDYLERAAYFMVNDMTPTAPPGRDLPVRD
- a CDS encoding MFS transporter — encoded protein: MEAPSVSKETHTAGDPATFREVFAGDEFRFLYASVTLSWIGDYIAKAAVTVLVYRETQSVALSAAAFAVSFLPWLIGGPLLTTVAERYPYHRVMITTDVVRMVLIGLVAVPGMPVWMMLGLLFCTTLANPPNQAARSALMPLVLTGDRLIVGLSLVASTSQLAQVGGYVAGAAMATANPRAALLFNAATFATSALVIKFGIRPRPSALAPDRRQHLLRETADGFRLVLGTGVLRAIALLVCAVSLFAIVPEGLAAAWAAEPGVSESERGLAQAMIMAASPAGYIIGGLLIGRVVRPDTRRRLIRPFAVIAPLALVPTMLDPSPPVVAALAAVCGFAVAGLMPVANGLFVQALPHGYRARAFGVIATGIQVAQGVAVLITGILADRFAIPTVVGVWSLAGVVLMALVVVQWPSAERFDAAISAAHQQGETPAGAETPVRTEAAARTEPAAAPPPRLPVSRAHDARGAHDAHDARGARFDGDSGEHPATGIGSM
- a CDS encoding mechanosensitive ion channel family protein, which codes for MAVTVLVPAVDAFLTGLRWWAAESAPEPSVSPECPDEDPVCNQVYDWTGLDWLAEGSFYLLVKPIRIVLIVLAAVLLRHLLHRAISRLVTSTSTVSGPAILRPLRERAATNGVGAGTGVGADAGVGAGVAARAMPERRRQRAEAIGSVLRSLVSAVVFTLAVLLVLGEMSFNLAPLLASAGIAGLALGFGAQSLVKDLIAGLFMLLEDQYGVGDTVDLGEATGVVEAVGLRITTVRDGRGVLWYIRNGEIIRVGNKSQGWAMVVVDMPIGFASAEQASAVLRNAALVVAADPELAGHFVEPPDVLGVEQITVDGAVIRTVAKTTAEGQFVVGRELRRQLANALQTSGISAQMAASRMFLARPSETTGAESGPADAT
- a CDS encoding HNH endonuclease, with protein sequence MPDIRPTVGSGSLVLNATYEPLCVVSVRRAAILVLSAKAVCVADGEGMLHSARHRLPVPSVVRLTRFVRVPYRTHVGLSRRAIFARDGWRCAYCRGPAETIDHVFPRSRGGRHVWENVVAACARCNHAKGDRTPAELGWRLQTTPAAPKGMAWRVLGHRAPDPRWADWLDLSEAEAAA
- a CDS encoding class F sortase: MAVPAPTGGRARGWLIALATQIGTAGTTPHTVAAPVTTYGRPQPAPAEQTEPAPTEQTGQPQAAPLPAIPGTARGIARAPVRGVAAVPGRAGPTPGGAGRRPGPARPRGRGWWGVGGGKRRSGRRPGPGGSTRPGGAGTGRRRTGGRSGWGPAALALVLFGIFAVGIGFERVTGTTLAHWLPGGHRSPTKEYPAMPASDPVSLDIPALNLQAAVHDVGMTDDGTIEVPELDRHNEAGWYVASPTPGENGPSVIVGHVDTRTGPSVFHQAGTLHPGAQIQIRRVDGSVAVFEVNSVERFDKSSLPVQRVYADFSRPGLRLITCGGRWVGGDTGYADNVVVFASLVDAREG
- a CDS encoding DUF5130 family protein; amino-acid sequence: MTVGEQTHEQASEATRQTATLPGPFGTRQLLRLDEALRLADRSTGLTFSLYVGDLDEPVRDYAVTLHRQLPDPDQSVLIAVSPNQRVLEIVTGAEARKRIPDRDSKLAALSMVAAFGGGDLAGGLISGIDQMASRAGRA
- a CDS encoding zinc-binding dehydrogenase — encoded protein: MPIGGIGLSRDGGLADYVVTPASRLLPLGGLDPVQAAPLTDAGLTPYHAIALHRDVLRPGTHAVVIGIGGLGHMAVQILSVTTAATIIAVDTSDAALRLAKRMGAHHTVQAGPAAVEQIREITGTAPDGADVVLDFVCVDTTLDTARQVVATGGHLTLVGLGGGTLHMTATAAGPPPVPFETSAVVPFWGTRAELAEVIALGTQGLLRAEVQTFPLTETVRAYQSLRDGEIHGRAVIVP
- a CDS encoding alcohol dehydrogenase catalytic domain-containing protein, encoding MTLGHEIAGRVARLGAGVTGWSEGDAVAVYGIIGCGTCRACLRGLENSAAGCRSAESGSAATAGSPTTW